In Listeria monocytogenes, the following proteins share a genomic window:
- a CDS encoding DUF1672 family protein, whose protein sequence is MKKKIIGLLASILLLGGCFNMNEKTDQEKAQEGTTLVQDYVGQGLSFVDGNKSAERVKEHEEEIKQEAINYMKNTYKTDVKVNNVVPARNAAVVMVESEEPIQFHTYVIVGLILNKDEVGNARSDEGEVEKAIVGGLYAKAYEEEFKNLDVFAEKIAKENNLLGMRAEAIDKTASDGYTSNYYFLSIFALDYPSVYNAYLENPKISAEELKKLFEKDDPTSKNISIPMKFFVRGNKLPEQGVADNLANEIKQEEGIPKGRYAVLIYKNFIVDRVGLPDGESVDVEGIIK, encoded by the coding sequence ATGAAGAAAAAAATCATCGGTTTGTTAGCAAGTATATTATTACTGGGAGGATGTTTCAATATGAATGAAAAAACAGACCAAGAAAAAGCGCAGGAAGGCACTACGCTTGTGCAGGATTACGTGGGTCAAGGATTATCATTTGTGGATGGAAATAAATCAGCAGAAAGAGTAAAGGAACATGAAGAAGAAATTAAGCAAGAAGCGATAAATTATATGAAGAACACATATAAAACAGATGTAAAAGTGAATAATGTAGTGCCCGCGCGTAATGCGGCAGTTGTCATGGTAGAAAGTGAGGAGCCTATTCAGTTTCATACATATGTAATTGTAGGTTTGATTTTAAATAAAGATGAAGTTGGGAATGCAAGAAGTGATGAGGGGGAAGTAGAAAAAGCAATCGTTGGGGGGTTATACGCAAAGGCATATGAAGAAGAATTTAAAAATCTAGATGTCTTTGCTGAAAAAATTGCGAAAGAAAATAACTTATTAGGAATGCGAGCGGAGGCAATTGATAAAACTGCATCTGATGGATATACCAGTAATTACTATTTTCTTTCAATTTTCGCCTTAGACTACCCAAGTGTCTATAATGCTTACTTAGAAAACCCAAAAATTTCGGCAGAGGAATTAAAGAAACTTTTTGAAAAAGATGATCCTACAAGTAAAAACATATCAATTCCAATGAAATTTTTTGTTAGAGGAAACAAGCTCCCTGAGCAAGGAGTCGCGGATAATTTAGCAAATGAAATTAAACAAGAAGAAGGAATTCCTAAAGGGAGATATGCAGTTTTGATTTATAAGAATTTTATTGTTGATCGAGTGGGATTACCAGATGGAGAAAGTGTAGATGTAGAAGGAATCATTAAATAA